A window of the Erpetoichthys calabaricus chromosome 10, fErpCal1.3, whole genome shotgun sequence genome harbors these coding sequences:
- the LOC127529326 gene encoding SCAN domain-containing protein 3-like, with product MQATKVNEKALRASFLVAIRVAQAKKPHTIAETLIMPAAIDMCREMFGKALASKLKTIPISNDTIQRRITLAAADVEEQLISRLQDCKQFAIQLDESTDVSGQAQLIAYVRYIWMDEVEEDFLFCKVCPGHTTSAELFAILDNFMAANSIEWSWCIGVCTDGAAAMTGKRTGLWERVRSNVPTATFTHCMIHRESLASKRMSANLKSIFDQAIKIVNYIKAHPLNSRLFASLCSNMDFDHEQLLMHTEVRWLSRGEVFNRLFELRDVVREFLGGKNSQLVVHLNDNSWVAALAYLADIFEQLNKLNSSLQGKHTNLITLNDKVSAFMKKLDLWKTRLFQGNFEMFDQLHEFTEKQENAEINKPELVKLISEHIQSLLDQFNFYFGDLNVESFSWVSSPFLAHIDSLNLPTSELNQLIELTSDTTLKMMHPRVSLMKFWTPASHEYPELSQKAFKIILPFATSYLCECGFSALVTIKTKCRSRLEVEDELRLSLSSITPRLDKLCSNLQAQGSH from the coding sequence ATGCAAGCAACTAAAGTCAATGAGAAGGCTTTAAGAGCATCATTTTTAGTGGCTATCCGAGTTGCACAGGCCAAAAAGCCTCACACAATTGCAGAAACTCTGATAATGCCTGCTGCTATAGATATGTGTCGAGAGATGTTTGGTAAAGCCTTGGCAAGTAAACTGAAAACAATTCCAATTTCAAACGACACAATTCAACGACGTATAACTTTGGCGGCAGCTGACGTTGAAGAACAGTTGATTTCAAGGCTGCAAGATTGTAAACAATTTGCTATTCAATTGGACGAATCAACGGATGTTTCCGGCCAGGCACAATTAATAGCTTATGTCAGATATATCTGGATGGATGAAGTTGaagaagattttttattttgtaaagtttgtccGGGTCACACAACAAGTGCAGAACTTTTTGCTATCCTTGATAATTTTATGGCAGCCAATAGCATCGAATGGTCCTGGTGTATCGGAGTGTGCACGGATGGTGCTGCAGCAATGACTGGAAAACGAACAGGCTTGTGGGAACGTGTGCGTTCTAATGTGCCAACTGCCACATTTACGCACTGTATGATTCATCGGGAAAGTCTTGCGAGTAAAAGAATGAGCGCGAACTTGAAATCTATTTTTGATCAGGCCATAAAAATTGTTAATTACATCAAGGCTCATCCACTGAATTCTCGTCTCTTTGCTTCATTATGTTCGAATATGGATTTTGATCATGAACAGTTACTGATGCACACTGAAGTTCGCTGGTTATCAAGGGGAGAAGTGTTTAACAGACTGTTTGAATTACGTGATGTGGTGAGAGAGTTTCTTGGAGGAAAAAATTCACAGCTTGttgttcatttgaatgacaattcATGGGTTGCTGCTCTGGCTTACTTGGCTGACATTTTTGAACAGCTGAATAAACTGAATTCATCTCTGCAAGGGAAGCACACAAACTTAATTACCCTCAATGATAAAGTGTCTGCTTTTATGAAAAAACTTGATCTGTGGAAGACAAGATTATTTCAGGGTAACTTTGAAATGTTTGATCAATTGCATGAATTCACCGAGAAACAAGAAAATGCTGAAATCAACAAGCCCGAGTTGGTGAAATTGATTTCTGAACATATTCAATCATTGCTGGATCAATTTAACTTCTACTTTGGTGATTTGAACGTTGAGAGTTTTTCGTGGGTTTCCAGTCCGTTTCTTGCACACATTGATTCATTAAATTTACCAACATCGGAATTAAACCAATTAATTGAACTGACCAGTGATACTACATTGAAGATGATGCATCCGAGAGTGAGCTTGATGAAATTTTGGACACCAGCTTCACATGAGTATCCAGAACTGTCTCAGAaagctttcaaaataattttacccTTTGCGACATCATATCTTTGTGAATGTGGATTTTCTGCACTggttacaattaaaacaaaatgtcgtTCACGGCTTGAAGTCGAAGATGAACTCCGATTGAGTCTTTCAAGCATTACACCCCGTTTGGATAAGCTGTGCTCAAATTTGCAAGCTCAAGGCTCGCACTAA